A stretch of Armatimonadota bacterium DNA encodes these proteins:
- a CDS encoding rRNA pseudouridine synthase has product MQDDAKEVLHKLISATGVWSRRKAQDLIVEGRVKVDGWLITNKAERVPVGAQVLVDGKPIEKARMRYLALNKPAGVTTTMSDPHAKRTVGDLVRELGVPVKPVGRLDADTEGLLLLTNDGDLAFRLTHPSFGIEKEYEVEVVGEVTSATMDKLEKGIYLEGKRTAPTQIARDAVHVKDGRTKLRIVLHEGRKRQIRQMFLFMGHPVKKLRRMRIGGVRLRGLPKGTFRDLDGGEVRSLRLAVGLEEAPVRQSSKSRTPTRENARTKPHNA; this is encoded by the coding sequence GTGCAGGACGACGCTAAAGAAGTCCTTCACAAGCTCATCTCGGCGACTGGCGTCTGGAGCCGCCGCAAGGCTCAGGACCTGATCGTCGAGGGCCGCGTCAAGGTCGATGGCTGGCTCATCACGAACAAAGCGGAACGCGTTCCGGTGGGCGCCCAGGTGCTGGTGGACGGCAAGCCGATTGAGAAGGCGCGCATGCGCTATCTGGCGCTCAACAAACCCGCCGGGGTCACCACGACGATGTCCGATCCCCACGCCAAGAGAACCGTGGGCGACCTGGTGCGGGAGCTCGGCGTGCCCGTCAAGCCGGTGGGCAGGCTCGACGCCGACACGGAAGGGCTTCTGCTGCTTACGAATGACGGCGACCTTGCGTTCCGTCTGACCCACCCCTCTTTTGGGATCGAAAAGGAATACGAGGTCGAGGTGGTTGGCGAGGTCACTTCCGCGACGATGGACAAGCTAGAGAAAGGCATCTACCTCGAAGGAAAGCGAACCGCCCCTACCCAGATTGCGCGCGACGCCGTGCACGTCAAAGACGGCCGCACGAAGCTCCGCATCGTGCTGCATGAGGGCCGAAAGCGCCAGATTCGCCAGATGTTCCTGTTCATGGGGCACCCGGTGAAGAAGCTCCGGCGCATGAGAATCGGGGGTGTGAGGCTGCGCGGCCTGCCCAAAGGAACCTTTCGCGATCTGGATGGCGGTGAGGTGCGGAGCCTGAGGTTAGCAGTGGGTCTGGAGGAGGCACCGGTTCGCCAAAGTTCCAAGTCGAGGACGCCCACCCGAGAAAATGCCAGAACCAAGCCCCACAACGCATAA
- a CDS encoding triose-phosphate isomerase, with product MRPKLVVANWKMNMAVAEAEAAVESFLRHIDTRTTADVAICPPYLAIGVVGEVLRGSRVALGAQDVFWAEKGAFTGRISAKMLVDVGVSTCIVGHSETRGRFGKLEVPESTIGYFAETDETINLKIKALLYASIAPILCVGETLAEREAGSTDAVIAEQIVGALVGLDPSELGPLSIAYEPVWAIGTGQTCDSAEANRVCGVVRAEVAKLCGDDLAQSMRILYGGSVKSSNAYELFHQSDIDGGLVGGASLDPEEFSRIVMSG from the coding sequence GTGCGCCCGAAACTAGTCGTCGCGAACTGGAAGATGAACATGGCCGTTGCGGAGGCGGAAGCAGCGGTCGAGTCGTTCCTAAGGCATATCGACACGAGGACGACTGCGGACGTAGCCATCTGCCCCCCCTACCTTGCGATCGGCGTGGTAGGCGAGGTGCTCCGGGGCTCTCGCGTCGCGCTCGGCGCACAGGACGTCTTCTGGGCGGAAAAGGGCGCCTTCACCGGACGGATCAGCGCGAAGATGCTGGTGGACGTGGGCGTGAGCACCTGCATCGTGGGCCATTCCGAAACGCGCGGGAGGTTTGGCAAGCTGGAGGTGCCCGAGTCCACGATCGGCTACTTCGCCGAGACGGACGAGACGATCAACCTCAAGATCAAGGCGCTGCTCTACGCCTCGATCGCGCCGATTCTATGTGTGGGTGAGACGCTTGCCGAGCGCGAGGCGGGAAGCACCGACGCCGTGATCGCAGAACAGATCGTGGGCGCTTTGGTGGGGCTCGATCCTTCTGAGCTTGGTCCGCTTTCGATCGCCTATGAGCCCGTCTGGGCGATTGGCACGGGGCAAACGTGCGACTCGGCCGAGGCGAACCGCGTTTGCGGCGTGGTCCGGGCGGAAGTGGCAAAGCTTTGCGGCGATGATCTGGCTCAGAGCATGCGGATTCTCTATGGCGGCTCGGTGAAGTCTTCGAACGCCTATGAGCTCTTCCACCAGTCGGATATCGACGGCGGTCTTGTGGGCGGCGCAAGCCTCGATCCGGAAGAGTTCAGCCGGATTGTGATGAGCGGGTAG